Genomic window (Dasypus novemcinctus isolate mDasNov1 chromosome 10, mDasNov1.1.hap2, whole genome shotgun sequence):
TAGAGAGGTATAAAGAAATGCCATTTGAAATGGACACAGACCTATCTCCCTCTCTGGAAAGCAAAGCATGGGGACGAGAAAAGCAGGATTCTGGATGAACTGAGACGGGGAGGGGAGTGAGATTTAAGAAGCCAGGACCCCTCCACCCCTCCAAACACAGTTATACATACCAATAGATGCTACAAAATTCTCTTCCTTTAAGCTCCTGGTGTCTAGTTCCTTAGGACCCTTTCCTGCAGTACTTGGTGCCCAAGGTCCCAGCTGGGGAACTCTCAGCTGTGCCATAGTCTTTGGGTCTCCCCTGGCAGTCAGGCCAGGATCCTTGCCAACTGGTGTACTGACACTCTCTGTTGGACTTCTTTTCCGCTTGTCTGGTTCTGGGAAAAGATCAATATAAAAAGTAGTCAAATGAGGTTAGTAGGTGGGAAGCAAGGTATGGAGAAGCAAGGATACAGGAGGGTGTGGAATGGAAGAAGTGCAAGGAAAGCCGGCCTCTTATTTGTATGATGGAGAAATATCTGCTATATATAAACACGCACTAGAAAATAAAATCCCAAAGCCTGATGGGAAGCAGCTTGTTGGGAAATCAGTCATAGGGATAAGTAAGCTCCCTTTGGGAGACACGAGGCCCACCTGGCACAATCCCTACCTTTACTGTAGTAGTGGGTCTGAGCGATCTCCAGAAGCCCAAAGATGCTGGCCATGCCGCCCAGACCTGCATGGGCATAGGACTGCTCCAGACTGAGGACTGTACACTTGAGCAGGTCTAACATCCCCTTGTACACCTTTCGGCTGATCTCCTGCAACAATAACCCAGGGGCTAGAGTCGGCAAAATTGCCTTTGGTGCCCATGTCCCACCTGCCAGTTGATTCCAACTCCCAACTCCACACACTGACCACATCTGGGATGATGTCCTGCCGGGAATCCTCCTCTGACTGTACTGTGCGGTTCAGCTTGCTCAGGACAAAGACCCGCAGCTGCTCACTCTCCAGCAGCCGCCGTACCTTCTTCATGTTGAGCCAGCCAACACCCTGGCCATCCAGCACACTGTGCACCACCTCCTTCAGGAACTGCTGGTTCTCACTAGGAGGGTCACATACCACCTCTGTGGTCATCAGCTCCTTTGCAGAGCATTCCCCCTGTCACCACACTAGATATTGCCTCCAGGGCCAAAACACAAAGTCAAGTCTCTAAATGGCCAATTCTAGCACATACCCCACCTCTCCAGATAACCTGGGGTGCCTGAGTACCCACCACAGCTGTTTCACTGTCAACACTGTAAGCTATTATGCTTGCCTGGGATTGAATCAGAATGGGAAGTGCTGGCAGGAAATTCATTTCATCTCTACCCTACTGAGAGCTTTTCTCCCACTCTCGAGTATCCCTAAAGTTTTGTCTAGGAACCACTACCTCTACCCAAGAACTTTGAAATGTGTTCTGCCATTTTTATTACCTAGAATTGCTGGATCGGCCCTGGGGTGATGGaggctctcttttcactgtcGGGCTGTGCTTAATGACAGATGACTTCTGATCCACTAAGGCCCTCCTGTTCCCTATAAGCCgggaagacaggaaagagagataTCACTATCGTAGCTTGGACGCTGGCGTGAGCACAGCCCTGGGCGGCCACGttccacacccactcccctgccGGGCTGGGTGAAGGTGGCACCAGGGCATCACACACAGGTAAAAACCAGCCATGGCAATGTggaggaggtggggatggagacTCAGGCCACTCCACATGCACCAGCAGCAGGCCCCATGGGCAAGCATGGGTGTCACGGGGGACGGGGCAAGGCAGGTCACTCATATGATGCCGCTTGCTCCATGAGGAGGATGGCCCTCAGGCAGGCACGGAAGATGCTAGGAAAAGAGAGGTCATGCACAGCTCACAGGCGAGACCCACCTTCGCCACTCCCGGGGCCGGCGTCAGTAACAATCTCCATTAGAGTATTTAGCCCAAATACTGGGACACAAAATACACAATTAGTAGGTGCACCACAATACCCCAATCCCTGTACCCCTCAATGGAGTTGTAAGTTAGATCATCTGAGCGTAATCACAAAGCTTGAAGAGTGCGTATAACCTGGGTTCTTGGGCACCTCGGAGCTGGAAGCCTGATCCAGGTGATCAGGAATCAAACAAGGCTCTAGGAAAGGCCACCCCTTAAGACCATGGCCTCACAAAACCTGTACGGACAGGGCAAATGACACGAGGAGCCTTTGCGTACTACACAGGCACATGCATGAAGGAGGGACCACTAGGTTTTCATTAAACATCCAGCATGGGGGTCCAGAGGGCTTGCAGGTATGCACAGGGAAGGGCCCTATCTGGCAGGCCCCAtcgtggagtggggtggggttgtGGGGGTACGAGATGGGAGGTGGATGGGAGGTATAAGCGCATCAAATGAGGTGAAGCTTTGGCATGCAATGAAAGAGTTATCAATTGCTCTCCTCTTCAAATGCATCAAAGGGAAAGCCAGGGGCACTAACACCTTTCCTTCCCTAACCCACCAGTCCTGTGTGGGCTCACTGGAGCAGGGCTACTTAAGTTCCTACATCACTAATGAGGAAGTCCTTTTgctcattgattttatttttccatccccAAGAAGGAACATTCCTTCAACTCCTGGCATTTTTATTCACTGGGGATGAGGGGTTACTTAAAGAAAACGTGGTGTTGCTTCTCACTGTACTTCCTACCATAATGAAATATCAGCATAAGATccagaaaaagtaaacaaaagtcAGATTAAATTCAGAAGAGTCCCTCAAACTGCGAGTGATTGCAAAGGAAATTCATGTAAAATCTTAACTGTCTTAGAAGTCAACCAACACTCCCTGGCTGGCCATAGGCCCTAGGTTGGCATGTGGCCAAAGTAAGAGGTTTCGTGACTCTGAGGACACTGCCAGACTCTCCACCACCATCCCCTGGTAGGCCAGCTCCTCAGGATGGGGTTCATTCTGAAGTTCAGGCAGTAGGGACCAGGCAGATGACTAGTGGTACCTGGTGATCCCTGTTAATCACGTACCTCTGACAAAAGTTCCCCCAGAAGCAGCACTCATCCCACAGATGTCAGTGTCCTAGATGACATAACAGGGCCTTTTTTAGCTACAAAGGTAGTTCCCATCTGAcaaacatcagaaaccatgatgTGCAGTGAAAGCCATGAGAAGCCATAAAGGGAAACAGCCAGGTCAGATGAGTCATCATACACGGGGCTCCTGACAAGCACCATTGGCTAAAATAACTCCCAGAGAATCCTGGTTTGGCAAAAGGGGAGCTGCAGTTACCTTTCAGACTAGGGAAGGGCGTGGTCTTCTCTCGGGCACCTTTGGTGGGCAGCGTGAGGTTGGAAAGACTGAAGCTTGTACTATGGTTCCGATATAGGCTGCCTATCAATGGGAAGGCGTGAGAGCCATGAGTTAGGGGGATAAAACGATCAGGGCATTGCACTTCAATGACTttatcatcttcacctccctcctCTGCAAACGTAATCTCAGTGCCTCTTTCATGGAAAGGATCAAGTCTAACTTAAGGAGCCACTGCCAGGATTGCTCACAACCCAGTAACAATTCTAATTACCACCCATAATAATGGCCGAGTCCCTCATGCCCTGCTTATATAGCCTGAAAGCCAGGAGTCACTGTGCCTCAGAGCTGAAGTTGGTGTGGTCTCTGGCTTCTGAAAACACTAGCAATCCCAATTATCCCCTGGGTTGGCTCTCTGTAATCCCTAGTCTGTTGACATCTGTACCAATACCATCCCTCAAAACTGGAAATATTCTCTTATGTAAAAAAGTCAATCTCATATAGATTTCAAAGCATGTTATGAAAAAGCCCCTCATCATGTAGAAAAGATTTTCGATAAACACCCAAACCAAATGTGACCAAAATATTTCCACAAAATTTATGTACAAACGTATGATTTTGAATACAATGCATATTTTTCAGTTGACCATTCAGCTGCCTTACCAGAAACAGACTGAAGCCTCCAGCTGTAAAGGTAATGACGAGCTGTCCTTGTCCTTTATTGACCTCACCTGTAAGTACCTTATTTGTATCATCCAAATGATCTGAATCAGGGCTTGGTAATGCCAACTCAGCCCTAATTCTAAAGTCctaagcaccatttgctgaagccAGGCCCTACTGCTGAGAAAATGGACCAGAAGAATGAGTGAGCTTAAGGCACTTACTGGCGAAAGACATGATGCCCCCGAAGCCCTCGGTGCTGTTGTTGGAGACGGTGGAGGTGGGAGAACTTGCTCTTGAGTCTGACTCTGCATCTGAGTCACTTGCCAGTTTCAAGCTGTTGGGCCGCAGCAGCTTTTGAGCCCTTGGAATGCACAGTGGCACCTATGAGCCCCAGGCTGGGGTACCTAATCCTGGGAGTGTGGGCCTTAAGCTACACTGCAGTCACCTCTCCCTTCCCTAGATCAGAGTACCACCCTCTGGGGATGGCAGGACCACGAGAGCATTCAGACTTCTCAGGCTCTCTGATTAACCCTCACCCAGGGTCCACTTTAGTGAGGTCCTTCAGTCTACCACCTAGAAGGGATCCCCAGGCTCTCACCGATTGCCATTGACATGTTGGCTGAATCGGGGAGTGTAACTTTCCCCCTGCTCCTCATCATCTTCCTCAGGGGGAAAGCCATATTGGGGCTCGAAGTATGGATTGTCATAGGTTGGCCGGCGCACTGACCCCTCTCCAATTTCTGTCTGATGCTTGTCCACGTTCGACTTGCCAATGCTGGGAGGCACGGTAGGGAGGGGCTTGGAGACACCTACTGCTGTCTTATCATCCATCTCTGCCGAGTCAGCAGGTTCCTAAGGGCCATATTAAATAAAAAGTAGTCACCTGGTGTCCAGCGATGCCTTCCTATGTTCTCAGTTTGGCTGGGCCAGGCCCAGCCTGTCAGATTCTCAGCCCaaggaatgcatgggaaaaaaaatctctgtgACACCCCTGTTCTCTGTCATCATAAACTCTATAAGGGGGATCTTAGCTACACCCTGAACAAAGCCCAGTAACCTCCTACTGGAATCAAAACTGTTTCCGATAGGCTCTAAGCTATAGGATCTAAGGGAAAAGATAGGAAGGCTGTGAGAAAAAAGGCAAATTAATGGTTACAACGTGGCTTTCCTAATGGAGATGAGGCCCACATCCCAAGCAGCTCTCACTTGTCCACCCCTCCAAAGTCTCACGTACAGAGTTGGCTCCGTGGATGACAGTGCTGGGGCTACTGCTGGCGGTGGTGCTGGAGCTAGAGCGCAGTGGGGGGTTTTCCTGGGTGTTCTCGCCATCTGGACCAGGCTCTTCTGCTTCCTTCTGGTTCTGCAGCTCATCAATCTCTACCTCACTGGCATCCCCCAGTGCCGCATGTGTCAGAGGATCCATATCTGTCAAAGCCCAAGGATGGCAGGTATATATACCACCCCAGAACCCCTGAGCTGGCCAATTCCACAACCCCCTCCAGGACACTTACTAGGAGTATCACCATTGATATCGCATTTCATCATCTCGCTGACAAAGTCACCAAGGGATGAGTAGGAAGAACTTGAGTCATCGTAATCCATACTATCACTACCACTGCAGAATGAAGaacagaaaaaacagaaagaaggggCAAAGAAAAGAATCATCAGACTGctttaagggaaagaaaaaggtgAGCACCCCTATCTCAAGaccaaggaacaaaataaaataaggaagccAAGAAAAAACTATCAGCCAAAATATAACCCAAGGCTTCAAAGACTGATCAAAACCTTCCGAGATTTTGCCCCATTGTGCTAAAGAAGCGCTGGTGAGAGCTTCCTGGCCTTAAAGAAGTGTTCTGCTGTCATAAGAGACTGCTCACCTGTCATCAGTTGGGTCAGAGTCAGAGGCACGTTCTGGTGGCATACTCAGCGCGTCAGCCATCTGAGAATTGCTATCATAGACTCGGTAATGGATGGGCTGCAGCTGATGAGCATACCACTTTGGCTTGTCACCAATCAGGGCTGGATCGAACATATCTACCCaaggagggtggggtgggaagaaCAGCATTAGCAGCACGGGGAAAAAAGGCAAGCAGGAAAAGTCTAAAGCAAACAGGAACAGAAGGGGCAGCTCAAAGATGAGAAAGGGAAAAGGCAAAAGGAAGAGCAATCAGGACAAAGGCAGAAGGTGGGCCAAGCAGAGGGCAGGGGGACTCACTGTTGTGAATTCGCTGGAAGGCATAGTTGGTGGGATTAAGGATCCATTCTCCAAAGTACTCCACAGCCTGAGTCCTGGCCAATTTCTCAGCAAAAGCAGTCTGCCGGGGACGTGAGGCTAGAAAGGAGCCAGCTTGAAAAGCTACCACAGGTCGAGGGAAGAGACGCAGGGTACGTGTGTGCATCTGAAAGCCCTGTAGCACGTTGGGGGAGTTGAAGAAACGTACCATGGCCACTCTGGGGAAGAAGGGGGTGGTGAGATCATCTGAGTCCCAAACACTGCTGGGTAAGAAGGCCCAAGATCCAAAATCACCCCCCAAAGCCATCGGTTAACAGGATTCCAAAATCAAAGCAAGAGATACCTTCAAGAATTCTCCATCTCTCCACCCAAGGTTTAAAAGGCCTAAGAGTGTAATGAACTCTTTCCTCTTTGCTTTAAGAGAGATGGCAAATACAAGTCAAATATCATACCCactttataaataaagaaattctGGCTTAGGGAAGTAGTCTGCTCCAAGATcactgagagagaaagagaccaaCTTAAGAATGTGTGATTGCAGAGTCTGCTTGGTCTTACCTGGTAGCAACATCCACAGAATCTACATCATTGCCATAGATGAGTGGATTGAATTCAGTGGAAGGAGTGGACTGCAGGTCATTAGAAGGCCTTCCCAAGAGAAGTGGGATATCCTGGCCCTCATGAAATTTCTCTAGATTGAGGATGGGCTGGGTGTTGAGACTCATGCTGGCTAGGGCCTATGGAATAAGAAGAAATCCTCATACAAGGCAGATTTCTGGGAGACAAGCCAATAGCATCTCCTAGGAAAGAGGCTTCTTAAAGTTTCCATATCACACTCTCCGCTGAAAAATTTCTGCAACAAAGAACTGTGCTAATATGCAGATCAAGGCCAACCCTTCAAGCCTTAATCTTTGAAATAagaatccaagtttttagtttcTGAAAAATAATCTAATTGTGTAAATTTTCAGCTCAAGCCAACGTAGCTCAAAGCAACCTGACCAGATCTGAAGTCTAGGGCAATGGTTTTCAAACCTTAATCATGAAATCTTGTTATTCAATTGAAATCTCATGTGGTGATATAAACAGCTGAAACATGTAAAAGCAGAGCTTCTCCGAAGGGCACAAGGACATAGGCTGAAGGACATAGGAACCAGAGCCTCAGGGCATAGTGCTCCCAACCTAAACCAGCCcctaagaggcttcaaagtgcAGTCTGAAAGTTACTGGTCTAGACTAGCAGAGCCCAAACTTAATGAGCATAGGAATGACTTAAGGATGTTAAAATTCAGATTCTAATTCAATAAATCTGGGGtgattgtacattttttaaaatcaattttattgatacctattcataaaaattacaatccatccaaagtgtactaattctgcatttttaacaagcccAGGTGATGCCAATGCTGCTGGTCTATTCACCACACTTTAAGTAGCAAGGATCAGAATACAGGGTCAATGAGCCCAGGGATCTTAGCTCCTATAAACATGTGAAGTATAATCCCATATATCAGCCCTTTCATACTAAGGCAATCATCAAGCATGAAACACCAGCAAGGAAAGACAGAGAGATTTCTGAATTTGTAATTCTCACCAGATTCTGTGGTAAAAGATATCATATTATATCCGCAGCAATGAAACAAGTGATACAAAAGGACCCATTTAAATCCAAATAGGTATCACCTAGAGCAGGGGTTTTatcaaggggtccatgagcttgaatagaaattaaaaaaacaacaacattattcttgtgggatgtgttggtgcaggcatgatatatttattaaataacacacagtataatgtggacttagtaaggggtccatggttttcatctgactggcaaaagggtccatggaacaaaaaaggttaagaacccctgaccaagggaagcagacttggctaaCTGCtggaacatccgcctaccacgtgggaggtccagggttcaaacccagggtctcctgacccgtgtggtgagctggttcatGCGCAGTGcggatgcacacaaggagtgccctgccacagaggagtgtcccccgcgtaggggagccccacgcacaaggagtgtgccccgtaaggacagccaccccccGTGAAAGTGCACCCTAtgtgctgacgcagcaagatgacacaacaaaaggagacacagattcccagtgctgctgacagccATGCacgtggacacagaacacacagcaaatggacacggagagcagacaactggcgaggtggggaggggagagatataaataaaaataaataaataaatcttcaaaaaaaaaaaaaaagcctgaccAAGAGGTACTACTAAATACCTCAGACAACACACAGGGAGATTCCTGAAGATCTTTCAGAACAGAGCAAGGATTCCTAAAATTAAATACAGTGCTATCTACTGGTGGTCCTACATAACACATAGAGCAGGACAAGGAAGTGGAGCCTTGTCATGTTTTACCTTCAGGTACTGTACTCAGCAtgcagaagaggaagaaaaaaatccatcaatGTAAGTGGACTTAAGGGACAACTCAAAAAAAGGAACTTTTGAAGGAAGGATTCTATAGGGACCTAGGGATagattcaaaaagaaaatataaaaaagtcaGATTGCCCAAACTACTACCATCTTACAAGACTGAGAGCGCTCCAAGGCCAAAAAGAATGGCAGGTATGGCAAGAAATGGGAATTGATGAGTTGTTTTATATTGCATTGTAATATAATTAGAGGGTAGGAGGGTATTAAATGAATTAGAAGGAATCTAAAAGGCACTTTTTGAGATAATATTCACCCTGCCACCCAGAAATGGGATACAACTCTCCTTAGGCTTCCTACTGCCCACTCAAGGCATAAAATCTGCACCACCTGAAGTTTGAAAGGAAGCTGGCTCTTAGAATAACTGTCTTTCTACCGCAATCCTGTATCATCTAttgcttccctttattttcttcattctttactTGCCTGCTTTAAATGTTTTTTCAGCTCTAATGATTCTGGTTCTGGCAGGATAGGTAGCACTTCTGCATTGGTTGGGGCAATCACCTGCACAAGAGGAAAGATAATAGGCATGTTCTTAGAATTGCTCAGGAGTTTCTCTTACATAACGGTAAATAGAAGAGGAAGTCGTATATACAATATTATCAGGGTACATATGAATTCATGCACACTACATATACTCATATATCTGATATACATACATATCTGAACGGAAATATATCTAAGTGTTATTGGTGATTATCTCAGGATAATAGGATTAcagtttttgctttcttctttacatttatttgtatttgctaAAGTTACAATGAATATATGTAAGGGTATCCTTGAGTCTATTACACTGCAGAATGTCAATAtaagtttgttctttttccccAAGTCTCCATCAAAAGACAGCTTCTTAATGGAAACCAGGCCCCAGGAAAGCCATCAGGAGATGACCTACACCATATGCAATGGTCTGGCAGCCACACCTGCCCTACTGCTCTTGGAGCATGCAGGAGGGGCACTTAGTTCTGGCAAAACTGAATCTTAAAATTCTTTGAGTCCTAACCAAGAGCCTTTTTAGACAACTTACTAGCCAATGAAGTAAAagcagaattgaaaaaaaatggattCAATGAGTCTCATAATAGAAAATAACCCACAACTTAGGTGCCTCTCCTGAGAGCAGTATAGAAAAACAGAACATAATCCTATTCCAGATCCTACAAATGTCTCAGCCAGGAACCTCACCCTACTGCTGTCCAGATCCACTAGCCACACATCATCAGGCATTTTAAAGTCCAGTTTGTAGAGGAAAAAGCTGGCAGGGACCCCAATGATGTATGGGGTTGGAGCCAGCAGCAGCtgtggaaaagagagagaggataagaaacaaagaataaaactTAGCATGATCAATTCCACTTAATGAGTCAGGATTTTTCTATATATGGAAGTTGAGGTCTACAATCCCTTTTCCAAAACTCTTCAAGGTTACATTATGTAACACCTGCAGCAAGGTTGGGGCCCACAGCCTATAATCATTAACATCAATAAAGCATTGGTTTTGCCACCAAAACAGTACTGGTCAGGTTAGATTTTGCTGATAAGTGATTGAGCACTAGTACTGACTGATGACTTCCTTGGGCACTGACTAAGCCCTCTCCCTCAgggagatgagaaatcagcacttaatcttattgggtatctcttgtatgtgattcattgcttttctcttgctgctctcagatttctctttgtctctgacattttgattagtatgtgtcttggagtaggtctattaggatttatttggATTGAAGTATGTTGTACTACTTGGACATGGAAaattatgtccttcaatagggctggacAGAGTTGGGAAGAGTAGAGGTGACAAAGCCAGAAAAGACTCACCTGCTCTGCTGATGCCATGCAGGTGGGAAGCAGTGGGATTACAGGAAACATATACTCCAGGGGGTAAATCATTGCCACGAATGCCATCACAGACATGGAGAGTGCATTGTAGTCTCGGGACTGTAGCACCATCTGCCACAAGCCATACCATAAGGATCACTCAAGAGTAGAATATAAGAAGTAGGAGAAAACACCTTCCAACACTGTACTTTAGTTTCTGTTCCACCATCCCTCCAGCTCTAGGAGCTCGGCTTCCACAATTACCAGTGCCCAATGCCCCAGCTGGCTTGCCACCTCCCAACCCAAGCACCACTGTCATCCTCTTGGGAATCACTCCTTTACTGTCCTAGTTCTTGTacacatacgcacacacacacccccaactCAGGATCACTCACTGAAACAGAACTTTTGATATTTTCAGAGAATTAGGTCAATAAAGTTAGGGATAATTCAACTGAGTAGCAAGCCTGTGAACATATTCCCACACAATACCAGTACCATAATTCAACCCACACCCACTGAGTACCTGCTGTATATCAGGCATCATGTTACCTCCTAGAGACGAAGCAATAAAAAATATGCAGAGATGCAAACTCTGTCTTGAAAGAACACATGGTCTAGCCTCTGCCATTCTTCAAAGCCCTTCCCCTAGAAAGCTGGCCCTCTCACCTTGTGCTCTAACAGGATGCAGGTTAGCACCTGAAGACAGGCGTCTACACCCAGAAGTTCCAAGGGAAGGTGTAATGGAAAATCCACTAGGGTGAATCGAGAGGGGTCTGGGAGAGCAAAGGTCAGAGCTGGCTGAAGCTCCTGGGGTAGGACCTCAATGTCCACTCGCTTCTGCCCAGAGATGGGTACTGGGGAGCGCAGTAGTCGATAGATCCAGGCCTcaatttctcgaaggtcatgcAGAAGGGCACTTGACTTCTCTTCCACAAGCAACGATCCAGTAAAAATGCGCCACATGGTGTCCCTGGAGAACAAACAGCAGGAAGAAGACACGTAAGCATCAGAGGCTGATACCCCACAGCAACCCAATATAATTAGAGGGAGTATTATGATGACAATTGGAAAAGGAGCATCAACAGGAAAGCCCACTCTTTTGGCTCAGACACTACCAGAGGTTATATATGAAGGAGTGAAAAAGTATGCAAAGAATGTATATgtgataaaatatttaggaataaatttaactaaggatgtaaaggacttgtacacagaaaactataaaacattactgaaagaaattaaaaaagatctaataaatgaaaggatatcccatgttcatggattggaaaattagATATTGTTAAAATGTTGTGATGGATTGAACTGCGCatcccagtttggacatgttcttggtcttggtagCATTCTGGTGGCTGTGGACTcactgtaaataagatctcttgggaagtggatgtggcttaagcagttgggtgcctgcctcctgcatgggaggtcccggattcagttcccagtaccgcctaaagaagataagacagcaaactgatgcgACAGctagctgatgcaaaaagatgatgcaacaagatgacacaacaagatgatgcaacgaagagacacaataaggaaaacaataagagacacaacaaccaGGAgcaggtggctcaagccattgggtgcctcccttccccatgggaagtccctggttcagtttctggtgcctcctaaaaagaagataagcacacaacaaacagacacagagagcagacagcaagagcaaaacaaaaaggggcaggggagaaaaacaaattaattaaataaattaaaaataaataaataaaataagatagcttcaagatgttacttcagttaagatgtggcccagctTAATCAGGTTGGGCTTAAACCggattgctggagtcctttataagcagtgGGAAAGTCAGACGGAGAAGGAAGCATGGGGAgtaaccagaagctggaagtcaatggaacccagaagagaaaggagaagatgccacggtatacattgccatgtgaaggaaaagtcaaggaacgagtattgccagcagccagcccctgcatgccacagtcttcaggcaGAATGATTGccttgccaataccttgattttggacttcacctagcctcaaaaccataagccaataaatccctattgCTAAGCCACCATATTataaggtatttgttttagcagttggaaaactaaaacagatgtcaattctacccaaagcaatttacagattcaatgctatACCATTCagaattccaatagccttctttgcaaaaatggaaaagccaatcagcaaattcatatggaagggtaaggggtcttaAATacccaaaatcatcttgaaaaagaacaaagccaGGGGATtcacactttccaatttcaaaacttattacaagctacagtaatcaaaacagtttggtactggcacaaggaaagacatacaaaccaatggaaatgaattaagagttcataaataaaccttcacattgatggtcaattgattttttacaagagtgttaagtccactcaatggggaaagaacagtttcttcaacaaatggtactgggaaaactggatatccaaaagcaaaataatgaaagtgtacccctacctcataccatatacaaaaattaactcaaaatggatcaaagacctaatataagaACTGAAACCATACTTGAAAAAAACACAGGAGCCATCTTCAGGATCTTATACTTGGCAACAGACTCTTAGACTTTACaccgaaagaaaaaatagataaattggatttcattaaatttaaaaaacttttgtgcatcagagGACATTATcataaagtaaaaagacaacctacagaatgtgagaaaatatttggaaactatatatctggTAAGGATTTAACATCAAGTGTTTATAAAGAaatactagggaagcagattggctcaactgataagagtgtctgcctaccatataggaggttcaggatttgaacccagggcctcctgacccatgtagtgagctggcccacactcagtgctgccatgcgcaag
Coding sequences:
- the MADD gene encoding MAP kinase-activating death domain protein isoform X6; the encoded protein is MVQKKKFCPRLLDYLVIVGARHPSSDSVAQTPELLRRYPLEDHTEFPLPPDVVFFCQPEGCLSVRQRRTSLRDDTSFVFTLTDKDTGVTRYGICVNFYRSFQKRMPKEKGEGGAGSRGKEGARVTCASDEVGTESSESGSSLQPPSADSTPDVNQSPRGRRRAKGGTRSRNSTLTSLCVLSHYPFFSTFRECLYTLKRLVDCCSERLLGKKLGIPRGVQRDTMWRIFTGSLLVEEKSSALLHDLREIEAWIYRLLRSPVPISGQKRVDIEVLPQELQPALTFALPDPSRFTLVDFPLHLPLELLGVDACLQVLTCILLEHKMVLQSRDYNALSMSVMAFVAMIYPLEYMFPVIPLLPTCMASAEQLLLAPTPYIIGVPASFFLYKLDFKMPDDVWLVDLDSSRVIAPTNAEVLPILPEPESLELKKHLKQALASMSLNTQPILNLEKFHEGQDIPLLLGRPSNDLQSTPSTEFNPLIYGNDVDSVDVATRVAMVRFFNSPNVLQGFQMHTRTLRLFPRPVVAFQAGSFLASRPRQTAFAEKLARTQAVEYFGEWILNPTNYAFQRIHNNMFDPALIGDKPKWYAHQLQPIHYRVYDSNSQMADALSMPPERASDSDPTDDSGSDSMDYDDSSSSYSSLGDFVSEMMKCDINGDTPNMDPLTHAALGDASEVEIDELQNQKEAEEPGPDGENTQENPPLRSSSSTTASSSPSTVIHGANSEPADSAEMDDKTAVGVSKPLPTVPPSIGKSNVDKHQTEIGEGSVRRPTYDNPYFEPQYGFPPEEDDEEQGESYTPRFSQHVNGNRAQKLLRPNSLKLASDSDAESDSRASSPTSTVSNNSTEGFGGIMSFASSLYRNHSTSFSLSNLTLPTKGAREKTTPFPSLKVFGLNTLMEIVTDAGPGSGEGNRRALVDQKSSVIKHSPTVKREPPSPQGRSSNSSENQQFLKEVVHSVLDGQGVGWLNMKKVRRLLESEQLRVFVLSKLNRTVQSEEDSRQDIIPDVEISRKVYKGMLDLLKCTVLSLEQSYAHAGLGGMASIFGLLEIAQTHYYSKEPDKRKRSPTESVSTPVGKDPGLTARGDPKTMAQLRVPQLGPWAPSTAGKGPKELDTRSLKEENFVASIELWNKHQEVKKQKTLEKQRPEVIKPVFDLGETEEKKSQISADSGVSLTSGSQRTDADSVTGVSPAVMIRSSSQDSEVSNSSGETLGADSDLSSNAGDGPGGEGGAHLASSRGTLSDSEIETNAATSAIFGKAHGLKPGVKEKLVGSPVRSSEDVSQRVYLYEGLLGRDKGSMWDQLEDAAMETFSISKERSTLWDQMQFWEDAFLDAVMLEREGMGMDQGPQEMIDRYLSLGEHDRKRLEDDEDRLLATLLHNLISYMLLMKVNKNDIRKKVRRLMGKSHIGLVYSQQINEVLDHLANLNGRDLSIRSSGSRHMKKQTFVVHAGTDTNGDIFFMEVCDDCVVLRSNIGTVYERWWYEKLINMTYCPKTKVLCLWRRNGSETQLNKFYTKKCRELYYCVKDSMERAAARQQSIKPGPELGGEFPVQDMKTGEGGLLQVTLEGINLKFMHNQVFIELNHIKKCNTVRGVFVLEEFVPEIKEVVSHKYKTPMAHEICYSVLCLFSYVAAVRSSEEDLRTPPRPVSS